The Hahella sp. HNIBRBA332 genome window below encodes:
- a CDS encoding copper chaperone PCu(A)C, producing MMMKKSLIQALLATTLISSPVLVSAQNEGEKTIETSDAWIRFTPGTIPMAGYFTLNNSSDQTITITGAESADFGHVMMHQTVNDSGQMSMQHMGEGLDVAAASHVTFAPGGMHLMLMQRQRPLTPGDHVNVTLNLADGGAISVEFEVKPISYEGP from the coding sequence ATGATGATGAAAAAAAGCCTGATCCAAGCTCTTCTCGCCACCACCCTGATATCCTCGCCAGTTCTTGTCTCCGCGCAAAATGAAGGGGAAAAGACGATTGAGACCAGCGACGCCTGGATTCGTTTTACGCCGGGAACCATTCCCATGGCGGGCTACTTCACCCTCAATAATTCATCTGACCAGACTATCACTATAACAGGCGCTGAAAGCGCGGATTTTGGTCATGTCATGATGCATCAGACTGTCAACGACAGCGGTCAGATGAGCATGCAGCATATGGGAGAAGGTCTTGATGTGGCGGCGGCAAGCCATGTCACTTTCGCCCCCGGCGGCATGCATCTGATGCTGATGCAACGTCAACGACCGCTGACTCCCGGCGACCATGTCAACGTCACCCTGAACCTTGCCGATGGCGGCGCGATTTCCGTGGAGTTTGAAGTCAAACCTATTTCTTACGAGGGTCCCTGA
- a CDS encoding Crp/Fnr family transcriptional regulator, with the protein MPDKLSTHEYYDLLNRGAWFRAIPEDLKSDLLNLSQMKALRTGEFLFRRGDKPAGIYAVVKGSLRVTGVNESGKEAILAFVEPPNWFGEIALFDRLDRTHSALAETPTTLLHMPQKGLETLLAAKPHFWRDFGVLLCFKLRLAFRAVEDATLLPAPLRLARRLVVMAEGYGDFSGQARRVIHIQQEQLGMMLGVSRQTVNQILKELEQKGLIATSYGEIQILDMDELKSQAGMLE; encoded by the coding sequence ATGCCTGACAAGCTGTCCACCCACGAGTATTACGACCTGCTAAACCGCGGAGCCTGGTTTCGCGCTATTCCTGAAGACTTAAAGTCAGACCTGCTGAATCTGTCGCAAATGAAAGCGCTTCGAACGGGGGAGTTTCTGTTTCGACGCGGCGACAAGCCTGCCGGTATTTACGCTGTGGTGAAAGGTTCGTTAAGAGTCACTGGCGTCAACGAAAGTGGCAAAGAGGCGATTCTGGCCTTTGTGGAGCCCCCCAACTGGTTTGGAGAAATCGCCCTGTTTGACAGACTGGACCGCACTCACAGCGCCCTGGCGGAGACCCCGACGACCTTGTTGCATATGCCGCAAAAAGGTCTGGAAACACTGCTGGCGGCGAAGCCGCATTTCTGGCGGGACTTCGGTGTGCTGCTTTGTTTCAAATTGCGCCTGGCGTTTCGCGCGGTGGAAGACGCCACGCTGCTGCCGGCGCCTTTGCGATTAGCGCGCCGACTGGTGGTGATGGCGGAGGGCTATGGCGACTTCAGCGGACAGGCGCGACGCGTGATACACATTCAGCAGGAACAATTGGGGATGATGCTGGGGGTGTCCAGACAGACGGTTAACCAGATATTGAAAGAACTGGAGCAGAAAGGGCTTATCGCCACGTCCTATGGTGAAATCCAGATCCTGGATATGGATGAGCTGAAGTCACAGGCAGGCATGCTGGAATAG
- a CDS encoding trypsin-like serine protease, whose protein sequence is MKPFQKNLLAGMIAGLTFSGASYANPGAPEDLSVYRNLTPKIVGGEDAVEGEFPFMVYLQYNGGQWCGASVIDDYYVLTAAHCTAGISAESFKAVIGLHDQNDMRDAQKIQVVEVINHPEFNEQTLENDIALLKLSEKVDEKYTRITLGDPNDIMPGSDVTVIGWGALREGGGSPDILQKVDVPVVSIDECRMAYGDGAIYDYNLCAGLEQGGKDSCQGDSGGPLFVNQAGEFRQLGIVSWGDGCARPGKYGVYTAVPSFKEWVASYVGGDTPDPGDPDDPDGPDDGDGDDDNVLGNGKPIEDLSGVSDSKVYYSVEVPEGAKQLSVKIEGGRGDVDLYVRAEEEPTLTEYDCRPYKNGNEEVCDDLVVRPGVYHIMLHGYLRYSGVTLTASYDDDSTDPTDPTDPTDPTDPTDPTDPTDPTDPTDPTDPTDPTDPTDPTDPTDPTDPTDPTDPTDPTDPTDPTDPTDPTDPTDPTDPTDPTDPTDPTDPTDPTDPTDPTDPTDPTDPTDPTDPTDPVDPDDPGFPTDPNDPNDPNEPGEPTDPTDPTDPTDPTDPTDPANPDDCELTESQKALLEAHNQARSEGRNCGSAYFPAAEPLVWNCKLGAAATKHTEDMVNNNFFSHTGSDGSQVGDRTRAEGYNSWRVGENIAAGYESTQQVMAGWLKSPGHCSNIMGAEYTEMGAKKVSTSSASYPHYWTSVFGGE, encoded by the coding sequence ATGAAACCGTTTCAAAAGAACCTGCTGGCAGGGATGATTGCCGGCCTCACCTTTAGCGGCGCGAGCTACGCGAACCCAGGCGCGCCGGAAGATCTAAGCGTATATCGCAATTTGACGCCCAAGATCGTCGGCGGTGAAGACGCCGTCGAGGGCGAATTTCCCTTTATGGTGTATCTGCAATACAACGGCGGCCAATGGTGCGGCGCGTCGGTGATAGATGATTATTATGTGCTCACAGCTGCGCACTGTACCGCCGGCATTTCCGCCGAAAGCTTCAAAGCCGTCATCGGTCTGCACGATCAGAACGACATGCGTGACGCGCAGAAAATCCAGGTAGTGGAGGTGATCAATCACCCGGAGTTTAATGAACAGACTCTGGAAAACGATATCGCCTTGTTGAAGCTGTCGGAAAAAGTGGACGAGAAGTACACCCGTATTACTCTGGGCGACCCCAATGACATTATGCCCGGCAGCGACGTAACAGTAATCGGCTGGGGCGCATTGCGCGAAGGCGGTGGCTCCCCGGACATCCTGCAGAAAGTGGATGTGCCGGTGGTGTCTATCGATGAGTGTCGCATGGCCTACGGCGACGGCGCTATCTATGACTATAACCTTTGCGCGGGGCTGGAGCAGGGCGGAAAAGACTCCTGTCAGGGCGACTCAGGCGGTCCTTTGTTTGTTAATCAGGCCGGCGAATTCCGTCAGCTGGGTATCGTTAGCTGGGGCGATGGTTGCGCAAGACCAGGAAAATACGGTGTATACACCGCTGTGCCCAGCTTCAAGGAGTGGGTGGCCTCCTATGTCGGCGGCGACACGCCTGACCCCGGCGATCCGGATGATCCAGACGGACCCGATGACGGCGATGGCGACGACGATAACGTACTGGGCAACGGTAAGCCGATTGAGGATTTGAGCGGCGTATCCGACAGCAAGGTTTATTACTCCGTCGAAGTGCCTGAAGGCGCCAAGCAGCTTTCCGTCAAGATTGAAGGCGGCCGCGGGGATGTCGACCTGTACGTCAGAGCGGAAGAAGAACCGACGTTAACAGAATATGATTGCCGTCCCTACAAGAATGGCAATGAAGAGGTTTGTGACGATCTGGTGGTGAGACCTGGCGTGTATCATATTATGTTGCACGGTTACTTGCGTTATAGCGGCGTGACGTTGACCGCCTCTTATGACGATGACTCGACTGATCCAACAGATCCAACAGATCCAACAGATCCAACAGATCCAACAGATCCAACCGATCCAACCGATCCAACTGATCCAACTGATCCAACTGATCCAACTGATCCAACCGATCCAACCGATCCGACTGATCCAACCGATCCGACTGATCCAACCGATCCAACTGATCCAACTGATCCAACTGATCCAACTGATCCGACCGACCCAACTGATCCAACTGATCCAACCGATCCAACCGATCCAACCGATCCAACCGATCCAACCGATCCAACCGATCCGACTGATCCAACCGATCCGACTGATCCGACTGATCCGACTGATCCAACCGATCCGACTGATCCAACCGACCCAACTGATCCAGTCGATCCGGACGATCCTGGATTTCCGACAGATCCAAATGACCCTAATGATCCTAACGAGCCAGGTGAACCAACCGATCCGACGGACCCAACTGATCCGACAGATCCAACGGACCCGACCGATCCCGCTAATCCAGACGATTGTGAGCTGACCGAATCGCAAAAAGCCCTGTTGGAAGCGCATAACCAGGCGCGTAGCGAGGGCCGTAACTGTGGTTCAGCCTACTTCCCGGCTGCGGAGCCGTTGGTGTGGAACTGTAAGCTGGGCGCAGCGGCGACCAAGCACACTGAAGATATGGTGAACAACAACTTCTTCAGTCACACCGGTTCTGACGGTTCTCAGGTAGGCGACCGCACCCGTGCGGAAGGCTATAACTCCTGGCGCGTAGGCGAGAACATCGCAGCGGGTTATGAGTCTACACAGCAGGTTATGGCAGGGTGGCTGAAGAGCCCGGGTCATTGTTCCAATATCATGGGAGCGGAGTACACCGAAATGGGCGCGAAGAAAGTGAGCACGTCCTCGGCCAGTTATCCGCATTACTGGACCTCCGTGTTCGGCGGAGAATAA
- a CDS encoding YncE family protein, translating to MRKNKTGLVKAVNAKGNIRGLGLKKRFKKLALSVTAIALALAASGLAGAETSTAAPEMRDVLLVGNAQSGTVSFIDPHTFLNLGSVNVTEDKEERISEMGILKLLYDAFINENGGERNVDDVFLSPEGTVLYVSRGYLGDVAAFDLTAPGHRMLWRHPVPGFHADHAALSPDGGTLVVSDSTSKKAFLIDAVTGRRTGEFATGDFPHQNDFSPDGKRIYNTSIGNVLLPHALNFMKGERSLRIVDAESLQLLRTIKFPQGVRPNVFTPDEKTLYAQLSYLRGFVKVDLEQGAITHTVELPASEFGKANYPNYDDFPKNSAHHGLALSGDGKKLCLAGTIDNYVAIVSTQTLTTDRIMDGYDLPYWATTSSDGSYCFVSNSVEGTVGAFDYDTTQEAARIPVGEFPQRSRMGKAPQSVLNSLDPVQG from the coding sequence ATGCGCAAGAATAAAACGGGTCTGGTTAAGGCGGTAAACGCCAAGGGGAACATTCGCGGCTTGGGCCTGAAGAAGCGATTCAAAAAACTGGCGTTAAGTGTGACTGCCATTGCGCTGGCTTTGGCCGCTTCCGGCTTGGCGGGTGCGGAGACGTCAACCGCCGCTCCGGAAATGCGGGATGTGTTATTGGTGGGGAACGCGCAAAGCGGGACCGTGAGCTTTATTGATCCGCACACCTTTCTCAATTTGGGCTCGGTGAACGTCACGGAGGATAAAGAAGAGCGCATCAGCGAAATGGGCATTCTGAAGCTGCTGTACGATGCGTTTATTAATGAAAACGGCGGCGAACGCAATGTTGACGACGTTTTTCTGTCGCCGGAAGGGACGGTGTTGTATGTCTCCCGGGGCTATCTGGGAGACGTGGCCGCGTTTGATCTTACCGCGCCGGGACATCGCATGCTGTGGCGGCATCCTGTGCCGGGATTTCATGCGGACCATGCGGCGCTATCCCCTGATGGCGGGACGCTGGTTGTTTCCGACTCCACGTCAAAGAAAGCCTTCCTGATTGACGCTGTTACAGGTAGGCGCACTGGTGAATTCGCCACGGGGGATTTTCCCCATCAAAACGATTTTTCCCCTGACGGTAAGCGCATCTACAACACCAGTATTGGCAACGTATTGCTGCCTCACGCTTTGAACTTTATGAAAGGGGAACGGTCATTGCGCATTGTCGATGCGGAGTCGCTGCAATTGCTGCGTACTATCAAATTTCCCCAGGGCGTTCGTCCCAACGTGTTTACGCCGGATGAGAAAACCCTTTACGCCCAGCTTTCCTATTTGCGCGGATTCGTGAAGGTGGATCTGGAGCAGGGCGCTATTACTCATACGGTGGAATTGCCAGCCAGCGAATTCGGCAAAGCCAACTATCCCAATTACGACGATTTCCCGAAAAACTCGGCGCATCATGGCCTGGCGCTGTCCGGCGACGGTAAGAAGCTCTGTCTGGCGGGAACCATCGATAATTATGTCGCAATTGTTTCCACGCAAACCCTGACCACAGATCGCATTATGGATGGCTATGATCTTCCATACTGGGCTACCACCAGCTCCGATGGCTCATATTGCTTCGTCTCTAATAGCGTGGAGGGCACGGTCGGTGCGTTTGACTACGACACTACCCAGGAAGCCGCCCGCATCCCCGTCGGCGAGTTCCCGCAACGCTCCCGGATGGGGAAAGCCCCGCAATCCGTGCTGAACAGTCTGGACCCAGTACAGGGATAA
- a CDS encoding protein phosphatase 2C domain-containing protein: MYNAIMDVFTRPNITHHLEAPSANGEDALFVCEKDGCIWFCIADGAGGLAGGREASRYVVDAFSRLLDEEELHSPDDFERHLRRWDRDIAAMSLTGETTAVIGKVVNGEVIGASVGDSQCWLFHPEFVYELTQLQGRKPLLGSGEAVPIGFGPMAFLGVLIVASDGFFNYAPLAQIKPLAYSNDATAPQFADLARNQSGALADDLSIIVIRQP; the protein is encoded by the coding sequence GTGTATAACGCCATCATGGATGTATTCACCCGCCCGAACATTACCCACCATTTAGAAGCGCCGTCCGCAAACGGTGAAGACGCTCTGTTTGTCTGTGAAAAAGACGGTTGCATCTGGTTCTGCATCGCTGATGGAGCCGGCGGTCTGGCCGGTGGAAGGGAGGCTTCACGCTATGTGGTTGATGCATTCTCTCGGTTGCTTGACGAAGAAGAACTGCATTCGCCAGATGACTTTGAGCGTCATTTACGGCGTTGGGACCGGGATATCGCAGCGATGTCTCTGACAGGCGAGACGACGGCGGTGATTGGTAAAGTCGTCAATGGTGAGGTGATTGGCGCCAGTGTCGGCGACTCTCAATGTTGGTTGTTTCACCCTGAATTTGTGTATGAGCTGACCCAGCTGCAAGGCCGCAAGCCGTTGTTGGGGAGTGGCGAAGCAGTTCCTATCGGTTTTGGTCCGATGGCCTTCTTGGGAGTATTGATTGTCGCCAGCGATGGGTTTTTCAATTACGCCCCTTTAGCGCAAATCAAACCGTTGGCGTACTCCAATGACGCGACGGCGCCTCAGTTCGCCGATTTGGCGCGTAATCAAAGCGGGGCTCTGGCGGATGATTTATCGATTATTGTGATTCGCCAGCCGTAA
- a CDS encoding pyridoxamine 5'-phosphate oxidase family protein, with protein sequence MKLDIQEYANKSVLCWLATSSREGEPNVSPKEIFLALNPATLLIANIASPTSERNIRDNPRVCVSYIDVFEQRGCKIKGKAKVIEPADPEWEDYLAKLKTLAGESFPIKNIFEVSVFKSANLLAPSYLLFPERNVEQQIESAMKAYGVKVETG encoded by the coding sequence GTGAAACTGGATATTCAAGAATACGCCAATAAAAGCGTACTTTGCTGGCTGGCTACATCAAGTCGAGAGGGTGAACCCAATGTCTCGCCAAAAGAGATTTTCCTCGCCTTAAATCCCGCAACACTATTGATCGCCAACATCGCCTCTCCCACCAGCGAGCGCAATATTCGCGATAATCCCAGAGTTTGCGTCAGCTATATCGATGTCTTTGAGCAAAGAGGCTGCAAGATAAAGGGGAAAGCCAAGGTAATTGAACCGGCGGATCCGGAATGGGAAGACTATCTGGCCAAACTGAAAACATTGGCGGGAGAGAGCTTCCCTATCAAAAATATCTTTGAAGTCAGCGTCTTCAAGTCCGCTAACCTCCTCGCCCCAAGCTACCTGCTTTTTCCTGAGAGAAACGTCGAACAGCAGATTGAAAGCGCGATGAAGGCCTATGGCGTGAAAGTGGAGACAGGTTAA
- a CDS encoding lysozyme inhibitor LprI family protein, translating to MKLISKLCRYGFVSIGAAFLFFDGAICAAASFDCAQAASSVETLICEDENLSSLDEQLAAAYKQARELQFGKEIKFSQTLWLKETRNACADVECLRNAYERRIQLLGKLKGMPGLFRARYERQLVGEVDAPEVSDYLEVNSDNGGVLQFAYESNHANGHSCSVEGEALQAKSGVYEYHDLDVGQCLFRIYLEEESLVFEDIDGACRTYYCGARGFIAKDRFAIESPKPLQVLSGEKP from the coding sequence ATGAAATTGATTTCTAAGCTGTGCAGATATGGATTTGTGTCCATCGGCGCGGCATTCCTGTTTTTTGACGGCGCGATATGCGCCGCAGCCAGTTTTGATTGCGCTCAAGCGGCGTCCAGCGTTGAAACGCTGATATGCGAAGACGAAAACCTGTCCAGTCTGGATGAACAGCTGGCCGCTGCATATAAACAGGCCAGAGAGTTACAGTTCGGAAAAGAGATAAAGTTCAGCCAGACACTATGGTTGAAAGAAACACGCAACGCTTGTGCTGACGTGGAGTGTCTGCGCAACGCCTATGAGCGACGCATTCAGCTGCTGGGCAAGTTAAAGGGCATGCCGGGCTTATTCCGCGCCAGATATGAGCGCCAACTGGTGGGCGAGGTGGATGCGCCGGAGGTTTCCGACTATCTGGAAGTCAACAGCGATAACGGCGGCGTGCTGCAATTCGCCTATGAGTCTAATCATGCGAATGGCCACAGTTGTAGTGTTGAAGGCGAAGCACTGCAGGCGAAAAGCGGCGTATATGAATACCATGACCTGGATGTGGGCCAATGCCTGTTCCGCATCTATCTGGAAGAGGAATCTCTGGTGTTTGAGGATATCGACGGCGCCTGTCGCACCTATTACTGCGGCGCCAGAGGCTTTATTGCGAAAGACCGTTTCGCCATTGAGTCGCCGAAGCCTTTGCAGGTTCTAAGTGGGGAGAAACCCTGA
- a CDS encoding NUDIX hydrolase: MKYCSQCGGSVSLATPSGDSHSRHICDQCGFVHYLNPKVVTGCLVYQGDKVLLCKRAIEPRLGMWTVPAGFMENGESTRDAAKRETMEESGAIVAMQDLFLVANLPHANQVYMLYLAELKDTGPHGPETSEAQLFNKDDLPWEEVGFYTVKYALMRFFEDLDKGKFSLHEIDF, translated from the coding sequence ATTAAGTACTGCAGTCAATGCGGAGGTTCGGTCAGTCTGGCCACTCCCTCCGGCGATAGTCATTCCCGTCATATCTGCGATCAGTGCGGATTCGTTCATTATCTGAATCCCAAAGTCGTGACTGGCTGTCTGGTGTATCAGGGCGACAAAGTGCTGTTATGCAAGCGGGCCATTGAGCCGCGGTTGGGGATGTGGACCGTGCCGGCGGGATTTATGGAGAATGGCGAGAGCACCCGGGACGCCGCAAAGCGGGAGACCATGGAGGAATCCGGCGCCATCGTGGCGATGCAGGATTTGTTTCTGGTGGCGAATCTGCCGCACGCCAATCAGGTATATATGCTTTATCTGGCGGAGCTGAAGGATACGGGGCCTCATGGTCCGGAGACCTCGGAGGCGCAGCTGTTTAATAAAGATGATCTGCCTTGGGAAGAGGTCGGCTTCTATACCGTAAAATACGCATTGATGCGTTTTTTCGAAGATTTGGATAAAGGTAAATTCAGCTTACATGAAATTGATTTCTAA
- a CDS encoding leucine-rich repeat domain-containing protein: protein MKVRVAVIISFIFGLAFLGFIFFPDEVGGDDDFLLCLKKINSVRASQIYDGAKGIINCSYMGLEEIYYDKGLELFRFIDLKNNKISDISPLGELKSLKILMLEDNEIEDISPLNGLTNLTDLYVLNNPILSLRGVCSSESKIKNLNFSGRRISDFTPLNKCRHIKSLQMINVNLESMDDLSEIGATLEVLWIDGAPLSNIQALERFYGLKSLLIKNTEISDLRPISKVSSLEKLVLTNNNEIQDIMPLLEAKNLKSVALTGSDSVNCNQVTMLKKRGVDVMPPEVCK from the coding sequence ATGAAAGTTAGAGTGGCTGTTATTATCTCTTTTATCTTTGGGCTCGCTTTTCTTGGTTTTATATTTTTTCCTGATGAAGTGGGTGGAGATGATGATTTCTTACTGTGCTTAAAAAAAATAAATTCGGTAAGAGCTTCGCAAATTTATGATGGTGCAAAAGGTATCATTAATTGTTCGTATATGGGATTGGAAGAGATTTACTATGACAAAGGCTTGGAGCTTTTTCGGTTTATTGATTTAAAAAATAATAAAATATCAGATATCTCTCCTTTGGGTGAGTTGAAATCACTAAAAATACTCATGCTTGAAGATAATGAAATAGAAGATATATCTCCTTTGAATGGGTTGACGAATCTTACGGATCTTTATGTTCTCAACAATCCTATTTTGAGCTTGAGAGGCGTATGCTCTTCAGAGAGTAAAATAAAGAACCTTAATTTCAGTGGCAGAAGGATTTCAGATTTTACGCCATTGAATAAATGTCGCCATATAAAAAGCCTGCAAATGATCAATGTGAATCTTGAAAGTATGGATGATCTCTCGGAGATAGGAGCTACTCTGGAGGTCTTGTGGATAGATGGCGCGCCACTTTCGAACATTCAGGCGCTTGAACGATTTTATGGATTGAAATCATTGTTGATTAAGAATACGGAGATATCTGACTTAAGACCAATTTCTAAAGTGAGCTCTTTGGAAAAATTGGTTCTGACTAATAATAATGAAATTCAAGATATAATGCCCCTGCTAGAAGCAAAAAATCTTAAATCAGTTGCCTTAACGGGAAGTGATAGTGTCAACTGTAATCAAGTAACCATGCTGAAAAAAAGAGGGGTGGATGTTATGCCACCTGAAGTCTGTAAATAA
- a CDS encoding cytochrome c: MKKAIQAVSIIAFALLAACTEPQTDTGRWYTKAQAEAGKMLFEANCGMCHGRRAQGLAENWKKPDASGHYPPPPLNGTAHAWHHPMETLLATIENGGAPVGGVMPAFGDKFNQEQKLALVAYFQSLWPDDIYQQWREIDERN, encoded by the coding sequence ATGAAAAAAGCAATACAGGCCGTCAGCATCATCGCCTTTGCGCTACTGGCCGCGTGCACAGAACCCCAAACAGACACCGGTCGTTGGTACACCAAAGCCCAGGCGGAAGCAGGCAAAATGTTGTTTGAAGCCAATTGCGGCATGTGTCATGGGCGACGCGCGCAAGGACTGGCGGAGAATTGGAAAAAGCCGGACGCGAGTGGACATTATCCGCCTCCGCCGTTAAACGGAACGGCGCATGCGTGGCACCATCCCATGGAAACCCTGCTGGCGACGATCGAAAACGGCGGCGCACCGGTGGGGGGCGTGATGCCGGCCTTCGGCGACAAGTTCAATCAGGAACAGAAACTGGCGTTGGTCGCCTATTTCCAAAGCCTGTGGCCGGACGATATCTACCAGCAATGGCGAGAAATCGACGAACGCAATTAA